A single region of the Silene latifolia isolate original U9 population chromosome 8, ASM4854445v1, whole genome shotgun sequence genome encodes:
- the LOC141594479 gene encoding putative FBD-associated F-box protein At5g22720 — protein sequence MKKQVKRDRISELPEEIKEQILSSLCMKDAICTSSLSSVWRHTWVSRPSLDFGFYVYDQFTSYFKTLPTSHPKKRHLYCSIFHKAAVEEEEVDDTVDDSDIDYWCSASGSDSDKEWEISKVGYLQMLEEFMQVYIEKNQSLRVLKKMSLYVPKFCNSKMRDYGVDIVSRCLSLVKHNVTELDYQNYTYGWLHRPKDSYRVLQNCLPILESKTLTKLELSGCYLDMEKKVDVAIDLPNLKHLRLLRFNVRENMLETLLAKCPALETLNFSLCEGFNVLRIPRLSKLKELQVIQIYDLDLLEINALSLQYLLLTDLNTNKFKVKMASNSCNNLVNLFVHHCGITDDFFNNVAEFPHLETVSLKHCPELKHIKITGNSLTSLEIKECPNLSQAEVDTPKSFFTGYSSSSKNIIKRLFPKS from the coding sequence atgaagaaacaAGTAAAAAGAGACAGAATATCCGAGTTGCCCGAAGAAATTAAGGAACAAATATTATCATCCCTTTGTATGAAAGACGCGATTTGTACAAGCTCTTTGTCTTCTGTTTGGAGGCACACTTGGGTCTCCCGTCCTTCTCTTGATTTTGGGTTTTACGTTTATGACCAATTTACCTCTTATTTTAAGACTCTTCCTACCAGTCATCCCAAAAAGCGACACCTTTATTGTTCTATTTTTCACAAGGCGGCGGTGGAGGAGGAGGAAGTCGATGACACGGTTGATGATTCTGATATTGATTATTGGTGTTCTGCTTCTGGTTCTGATTCTGATAAAGAGTGGGAAATTAGTAAGGTTGGGTATTTGCAAATGCTAGAAGAATTTATGCAAGTATACATTGAAAAGAACCAATCTTTACGGGTTTTGAAAAAGATGTCGCTTTATGTACCTAAATTTTGCAACTCCAAGATGCGTGATTACGGTGTTGATATTGTATCTCGATGTCTTTCGCTTGTCAAACACAATGTTACCGAGCTTGATTATCAGAACTACACCTATGGGTGGCTTCACCGCCCTAAGGATTCATACCGTGTTTTGCAAAATTGTCTTCCTATCTTAGAATCGAAAACTTTAACCAAGCTGGAGTTATCTGGATGTTACTTGGATATGGAAAAAAAAGTCGACGTAGCAATTGATCTTCCCAATTTGAAACACTTACGTCTACTAAGGTTCAATGTACGCGAGAATATGCTGGAGACCCTGCTTGCTAAATGTCCAGCTTTGGAAACGCTCAACTTTTCCTTATGCGAGGGGTTTAATGTGCTCCGAATTCCAAGGCTTTCGAAATTAAAAGAGCTCCAAGTTATCCAGATATATGATCTTGATCTATTAGAGATTAATGCATTGTCTCTTCAATACTTGCTCCTCACTGACCTTAACACAAATAAGTTCAAAGTTAAGATGGCTTCTAATTCTTGTAACAACTTGGTTAATTTGTTTGTCCATCATTGTGGCATAACGGATGATTTCTTTAATAATGTCGCGGAATTTCCACACTTGGAAACCGTATCCCTTAAACATTGTCCTGAATTGAAGCATATTAAGATCACCGGTAACTCTCTTACAAGTTTGGAAATTAAGGAGTGCCCAAATTTGAGTCAAGCTGAGGTCGACACTCCAAAGTCGTTCTTCACCGGATATTCTAGTAGCAGTAAGAATATCATCAAGCGGCTTTTTCCAAAAAGTTGA
- the LOC141594480 gene encoding uncharacterized protein LOC141594480 encodes MKKHVKRDRISELPEEIKEQILSSLCMKDAICTSSLSSVWRHTWVSRPSLDFGFYVYDQFTSYFKTLPTSHPKKRHLYCSIFHKAAVEEEEVDDTVDDFDIDYWSSGSGSGSDSDKEWEISKVGYLQMLEEFMQVYIEKNQSLRVLKKMSLYVPKFCNSKMRDYGVDIVSRCLSLVKHNVTELHYQNYTYGWPHRPKESYRVLQNCFPILESKTLTKLELSGCYLDMEKTVDVAIHLPNLKHLRLLRFNVRGNMLETLFAKCPALETLNFSLCKGFKVLRIPRLSKLKEVKVMDIYDLHLVEINAMSLQCLTLINFNTSKCKLKMASNSCNNLVNLFVDYCGITDDFFNNVAEFPHLETVSLKHCPELKHIKITGNSLTSLDIEECPNLSQAEVVTPKPFFTGYSSSSKNIIKRLFPKS; translated from the coding sequence atgaagaaacaCGTAAAAAGAGACAGAATATCCGAGTTGCCCGAAGAAATTAAGGAACAAATATTATCATCCCTTTGTATGAAAGACGCGATTTGTACAAGCTCTTTGTCTTCTGTTTGGAGGCACACTTGGGTCTCCCGTCCTTCTCTTGATTTTGGGTTTTACGTTTATGACCAATTTACCTCTTATTTTAAGACTCTTCCTACCAGTCATCCCAAAAAGCGACACCTTTATTGTTCTATTTTTCACAAGGCGGCGGTGGAGGAGGAGGAAGTCGATGACACGGTTGATGATTTTGATATTGATTATTGGTCTTCTGGTTCTGGTTCTGGTTCTGATTCTGATAAAGAGTGGGAAATTAGTAAGGTTGGGTATTTGCAAATGCTAGAAGAATTTATGCAAGTATACATTGAAAAGAACCAATCTTTACGGGTTTTGAAAAAGATGTCGCTTTATGTACCTAAATTTTGCAACTCCAAGATGCGTGATTACGGTGTTGATATTGTATCTCGATGTCTTTCCCTTGTGAAACACAATGTTACCGAGCTTCATTATCAGAACTACACCTATGGGTGGCCTCACCGCCCTAAGGAGTCATACCGtgttttgcaaaattgttttcctATCTTAGAATCGAAAACTTTAACCAAGCTGGAGTTATCTGGATGTTACTTGGATATGGAAAAAACGGTCGACGTAGCAATTCATCTTCCCAATTTGAAACACTTACGTCTACTAAGGTTCAATGTACGCGGGAATATGCTGGAGACCCTGTTTGCTAAATGTCCAGCTTTGGAAACGCTCAACTTTTCCTTATGCAAAGGGTTTAAGGTGCTCCGAATTCCAAGGCTTTCGAAATTAAAAGAGGTCAAAGTTATGGACATATATGACCTTCATCTAGTAGAGATTAATGCAATGTCTCTTCAATGCTTGACCCTTATTAACTTTAACACAAGTAAGTGCAAACTTAAGATGGCTTCTAATTCTTGTAACAACTTGGTTAATTTGTTTGTCGATTATTGTGGCATAACTGATGACTTCTTTAATAATGTCGCGGAATTTCCACACTTGGAAACCGTATCCCTTAAACATTGTCCCGAATTGAAGCATATTAAGATCACCGGCAACTCTCTTACAAGTTTGGATATCGAGGAGTGCCCAAATTTGAGTCAAGCTGAGGTCGTCACTCCAAAGCCGTTCTTCACCGGATATTCTAGTAGCAGTAAGAATATCATCAAGCGGCTTTTTCCAAAGAGTTGA